In the genome of Cystobacter ferrugineus, one region contains:
- a CDS encoding ABC transporter substrate-binding protein: protein MMSKRLMLLVTGALALVPLSSAHADQLQDIKKKGELVCGVLGTDEPFSFIQNPASRAIVGYDVDLCNAVAKSLGVKTTLKQLAVSARIPELQQGRVDLLAASLTHNKEREALIDFSLSTFITGQKVMVKKQSGITRLDQLAGKKVLTVKGSTMEQSIKKAVPTAVIVSFDNSPQAFLALQQGKGVAYVNDETSLIDDASKLGPVAKDYEILPQNLSTEHFALGLKKGESAFREQVNKVLRDLEASGEAEKLFTRWFGPATKMKFPNRPFKLETDKID from the coding sequence ATGATGTCGAAGCGTTTGATGCTGCTGGTGACAGGTGCCCTCGCGCTGGTTCCGCTGTCGTCGGCTCACGCCGACCAGTTGCAGGACATCAAGAAGAAGGGCGAGCTGGTCTGTGGCGTGCTCGGTACCGATGAGCCTTTCAGCTTCATCCAGAATCCCGCCAGCCGCGCGATCGTCGGCTACGACGTGGACCTGTGCAACGCGGTGGCGAAGAGCCTGGGCGTGAAGACCACCCTCAAGCAGCTCGCGGTGTCCGCGCGCATCCCCGAGTTGCAACAGGGCCGCGTCGATCTGCTGGCCGCCTCGCTCACCCACAACAAGGAGCGCGAGGCGCTGATCGACTTCTCTCTGTCCACCTTCATCACCGGGCAGAAGGTCATGGTGAAGAAGCAGAGCGGCATCACCCGGCTGGACCAGCTCGCCGGCAAGAAGGTCCTGACGGTCAAGGGCTCCACCATGGAGCAGAGCATCAAGAAGGCGGTGCCGACGGCCGTGATCGTCTCCTTCGACAACAGCCCGCAGGCCTTCCTCGCGCTGCAACAGGGCAAGGGCGTGGCCTACGTCAACGACGAGACCTCGCTGATCGACGACGCCTCCAAACTGGGCCCCGTGGCCAAGGACTACGAAATCCTTCCCCAGAACCTGTCCACCGAGCACTTCGCGCTGGGCCTGAAGAAGGGCGAGTCCGCGTTCCGGGAGCAGGTGAACAAGGTGCTGCGCGACCTGGAAGCGTCCGGTGAGGCCGAGAAGCTGTTCACCCGGTGGTTCGGCCCGGCCACCAAGATGAAGTTCCCCAACCGCCCGTTCAAGCTCGAGACCGACAAGATCGACTGA
- a CDS encoding amino acid ABC transporter permease: protein MNSFDVSMLLSGQYHDWLVSGFALSIKLTLITLVIALPLALLVAVLRLAPLALLRAVGVVFVEAIRNVPLLAHMLFWYFGAPEVLPESLKAWLYERDVEAASAVIALVLYTAAYMSEDIRSGIRSIPKEQMEASRALGFSFLGAMRLVILPQALRVTVPPLIGQTLSLWKNTSIAMVIGVAELMYQAQQVESASFRGFESFAFATGAYLMISLVITGASAWYHHHHPVRSA from the coding sequence ATGAACTCATTCGATGTCTCGATGCTGCTGTCCGGCCAGTACCACGACTGGCTCGTGAGCGGCTTCGCCCTCTCCATCAAGCTCACGTTGATCACGCTGGTGATCGCACTGCCACTCGCGCTGCTCGTGGCGGTGCTGAGGCTCGCACCGCTCGCCCTCCTGCGCGCGGTGGGCGTGGTGTTCGTCGAGGCGATCCGCAACGTGCCGCTCCTGGCGCACATGCTGTTCTGGTACTTCGGCGCGCCGGAGGTGTTGCCAGAGTCGCTCAAGGCCTGGCTGTACGAGCGCGACGTCGAGGCCGCCAGCGCCGTGATCGCGCTGGTGCTGTACACCGCCGCCTATATGTCGGAGGACATCCGGAGCGGCATCCGCTCGATTCCCAAGGAACAGATGGAGGCCAGTCGCGCGCTCGGCTTCAGCTTCCTCGGCGCCATGCGGTTGGTGATCCTCCCGCAGGCGCTGCGCGTGACCGTGCCGCCGTTGATCGGCCAGACGCTCAGCCTGTGGAAGAACACCAGCATCGCCATGGTGATCGGCGTCGCCGAGCTGATGTACCAGGCCCAGCAGGTGGAGAGCGCCAGCTTCCGCGGCTTCGAGTCCTTTGCCTTCGCCACCGGGGCCTACCTGATGATCTCCCTCGTCATCACCGGAGCCTCCGCCTGGTACCACCATCACCATCCGGTGCGGAGCGCCTGA
- a CDS encoding amino acid ABC transporter permease — protein sequence MWEILQTYWLYYLIGQYPEGPLGGLALTLLLAALALVLALPVGIVLALCRLSPYRLLRWPVTAVVYVVRGTPLLMVVFWAYFLLPSLTGQMTDQFNTMLAALVIFDGAYLAEIIRAGIQGVPKGQMESARSLGFDYLQAMRLVILPQALRNMLPSLVNQFVSTIKETSLGYIISLGEVSFVATQINTQLLTRPAEVYLLLALTYFVMCFSLSRFAYWLERRLAAGASHPGTR from the coding sequence ATGTGGGAGATCCTCCAGACCTACTGGCTGTACTACCTGATCGGACAGTATCCGGAAGGTCCGCTCGGGGGCCTCGCGCTGACGCTGCTCCTGGCCGCGCTCGCCCTGGTGCTGGCCTTGCCGGTCGGCATCGTGCTCGCGCTGTGCCGCCTCTCGCCCTACCGCCTCCTGCGCTGGCCGGTGACCGCCGTGGTGTACGTGGTGCGCGGCACGCCGCTGCTGATGGTGGTGTTCTGGGCCTACTTCCTGCTGCCGTCGCTCACCGGGCAGATGACCGATCAGTTCAACACCATGCTGGCAGCGCTGGTGATCTTCGACGGCGCCTACCTCGCGGAGATCATCCGCGCCGGCATCCAGGGCGTCCCCAAGGGCCAGATGGAGAGCGCCCGCTCGCTCGGGTTCGACTACCTCCAGGCCATGCGGCTGGTGATCCTCCCCCAGGCGCTCCGCAACATGCTGCCCTCGCTGGTCAACCAGTTCGTGTCGACCATCAAGGAGACCTCGCTCGGCTACATCATCAGCCTCGGCGAGGTGTCCTTCGTCGCGACCCAGATCAACACCCAACTGTTGACCCGGCCGGCCGAGGTCTACCTGCTGCTGGCGCTCACCTACTTCGTGATGTGCTTCAGCCTGTCGCGCTTCGCCTACTGGCTGGAGCGGCGGCTCGCCGCGGGCGCCTCGCACCCGGGAACGCGATGA
- a CDS encoding amino acid ABC transporter ATP-binding protein: MIKLENVNKWYGDYHALVDITEEISQGEVVVVCGPSGSGKSTLIRTINRLEPIQKGRILVDGQDIHGQGVDVNAMRSRIGFVFQQFNLFPHLTALENCTLAPTRLLKLPRQEAHELAMSLLNRVGLADKASAYPAQLSGGQQQRVAIARALAMKPPVMLFDEPTSALDPEMVGEVLQAMKGLARDGMTMVVVTHEMGFARDVSNRVLFMDQGRVLERTTPERFFSRPEHPRARKFLADVLSPWQGTPDVRT; encoded by the coding sequence ATGATCAAGCTCGAGAACGTCAACAAGTGGTACGGCGACTACCACGCCCTGGTCGACATCACCGAGGAGATCTCCCAAGGAGAGGTGGTGGTCGTGTGCGGCCCCAGTGGCTCCGGCAAGTCCACGCTGATCCGCACGATCAACCGGCTGGAGCCGATCCAGAAGGGCCGCATCCTGGTGGACGGCCAGGACATCCACGGCCAGGGCGTCGACGTCAACGCGATGCGCAGCCGCATCGGCTTCGTCTTCCAGCAGTTCAACCTGTTCCCCCACCTCACCGCGCTGGAGAACTGCACGCTGGCGCCGACCCGCCTCCTCAAGCTCCCGCGGCAAGAGGCGCACGAACTGGCGATGTCGCTGCTGAACCGCGTCGGGCTCGCGGACAAGGCATCCGCCTACCCCGCGCAGCTCTCTGGCGGGCAGCAGCAGCGGGTGGCGATCGCCCGGGCGCTCGCGATGAAGCCGCCGGTCATGCTGTTCGACGAGCCCACCAGCGCGCTGGACCCCGAGATGGTCGGCGAGGTGTTGCAGGCGATGAAGGGGCTGGCGCGCGATGGCATGACCATGGTGGTCGTCACCCACGAGATGGGCTTCGCCCGGGACGTGAGCAACCGCGTGCTGTTCATGGACCAGGGCCGCGTCCTGGAGCGCACCACGCCGGAGCGTTTCTTCAGCCGGCCGGAACACCCACGCGCGCGGAAGTTCCTGGCCGACGTGCTCTCTCCCTGGCAGGGAACACCCGACGTGCGCACCTGA
- a CDS encoding serine/threonine protein kinase produces the protein MPTTKALLLSSVVLLVTPFGCTTTGGVALRPDGTPGPQECPEEAKRMMRALKLRVGDAAWVDLDANQLDARQVTLYDGPIESILKDDFGTLESTTRLYGQVWTSGAQVVIRYYEAHPPDSEKFPICAVARLSRDQMRKRPESKPGMAILDGSTAAAYVVDAFR, from the coding sequence ATGCCCACGACCAAGGCCCTGCTGCTCAGCTCCGTCGTCCTGCTCGTTACGCCTTTCGGCTGCACTACAACCGGCGGCGTGGCTCTTCGTCCGGATGGCACTCCTGGTCCACAAGAATGCCCCGAGGAAGCCAAGAGGATGATGCGAGCGCTGAAGCTGCGTGTCGGGGACGCCGCCTGGGTGGACCTTGATGCAAACCAGCTCGATGCGAGGCAAGTCACCCTCTATGATGGGCCGATAGAGAGCATCCTGAAGGACGACTTCGGCACACTCGAATCGACGACTCGCTTGTACGGACAGGTCTGGACGAGTGGCGCCCAGGTCGTGATCCGGTACTACGAGGCCCACCCACCAGACAGCGAAAAGTTCCCTATCTGTGCGGTGGCTCGGCTGAGTCGGGACCAAATGCGGAAGCGACCCGAGTCGAAGCCCGGAATGGCCATCCTCGACGGTTCCACCGCAGCGGCCTACGTCGTCGATGCCTTCCGCTAA
- a CDS encoding DUF2381 family protein, translating into MPPHPSCYVGSTMRTFPLLRCGLLLVLMASPALARDMEEKLKVRTLKVPAHPGQEAPSIYVSGQVVTAFRFENEVNPAKTKFLAWEGRFEPPLVGGKKVVLEPLRDLDDGEALPLLVTLVDGTEFTFLVKPKRREDWGWIDYQVNVFKDHDSYNAVLSSLYDSLNRERVLREENERFKKEENSVDHAYAILLANGQVKKTPFRRVRFWRSKNEDMDTRVEVFEGPGKAAVVIHLKNTDYGEPWRLDGAYLTRDFTSYTARPFALRMDRNEIVPGQSGKIAVVVDKSSFQTDQGHLADLALQIFRGDGLLQVAVAMDHTLIRQ; encoded by the coding sequence ATGCCCCCACACCCGTCCTGTTACGTTGGCTCCACCATGCGCACTTTCCCACTTCTCAGGTGTGGCCTGCTTCTCGTCCTGATGGCTTCTCCGGCACTGGCCAGGGACATGGAAGAAAAGCTCAAGGTTCGGACCCTCAAGGTGCCGGCCCATCCAGGCCAGGAGGCGCCGTCCATCTACGTTTCCGGGCAGGTGGTGACGGCGTTCCGCTTCGAGAACGAGGTCAATCCGGCGAAGACGAAGTTCTTGGCGTGGGAGGGGCGGTTCGAGCCTCCCCTCGTGGGCGGCAAGAAGGTGGTTCTGGAGCCGCTGCGTGACCTCGACGACGGCGAGGCGCTTCCCCTGCTCGTGACGCTCGTTGACGGGACGGAGTTCACGTTCCTGGTGAAGCCCAAGCGCCGCGAGGACTGGGGATGGATCGACTATCAGGTCAACGTATTCAAGGACCACGACAGCTACAACGCGGTCCTCTCATCCCTCTATGACTCCCTCAACCGCGAGCGCGTTCTGCGCGAGGAGAACGAGCGGTTCAAGAAGGAAGAGAACTCGGTCGATCATGCCTACGCGATCCTGCTCGCGAATGGACAGGTGAAGAAGACGCCGTTTCGCCGTGTGAGATTCTGGCGCTCGAAAAACGAGGACATGGACACGCGGGTCGAGGTCTTCGAGGGTCCCGGCAAGGCAGCAGTCGTGATTCACCTGAAGAACACCGACTACGGTGAGCCTTGGAGGCTCGACGGTGCCTACCTGACCCGCGACTTCACCAGCTACACGGCTCGGCCCTTTGCGCTTCGCATGGACCGGAACGAGATCGTTCCCGGTCAATCAGGGAAGATCGCGGTCGTTGTGGACAAGAGCTCCTTCCAGACGGACCAGGGGCATCTTGCCGATCTGGCCCTCCAGATCTTCCGTGGGGACGGTCTCCTACAGGTGGCCGTTGCGATGGATCACACACTGATTCGGCAGTAG
- a CDS encoding acyl-CoA dehydrogenase family protein, protein MLNPFTEEHEAFRKTVRTFVEKEMTPHALEWDRAGIFPRELFKKCGELGFFGINHDPAYGGSGLDYWYVTALTEELTRSRNAGVNMALLVQGQMATPIINEIGTDEQKREFLAPALAGEKIAALGISEPGVGSDVANLQTTARRDGDDYVINGSKMWITNGTRADFITLGVRTGGPGHEGVTLVTFPTDVKGFSVSKKLDKVGNLSSDTAILYFEDCRIPRRYVLGEENQGFYHIMTNFQGERLVGALSAVSGMDRMIEDALAYGKERQAFGKPLLGFQVWRHKLVEHMAAIEAARRLTYHAVALFNAKENAVREISMSKLFAGDLAQRVAYDVQQFFGGMGYIEETHIARAWRDIRLITIGGGTSEVMKEILSKMSGF, encoded by the coding sequence ATGCTGAACCCTTTCACCGAGGAGCATGAGGCTTTTCGCAAGACGGTGCGTACGTTCGTGGAGAAGGAGATGACGCCGCACGCCCTGGAGTGGGATCGAGCGGGCATCTTCCCGAGGGAGCTCTTCAAGAAGTGCGGCGAGCTGGGCTTCTTCGGCATCAACCATGATCCGGCGTATGGCGGCAGTGGGCTGGACTACTGGTACGTGACGGCCCTCACCGAGGAACTGACGCGCAGCCGCAACGCGGGCGTGAACATGGCGCTGCTGGTGCAGGGCCAGATGGCCACGCCGATCATCAACGAGATTGGCACGGACGAGCAGAAGCGGGAGTTCCTGGCGCCAGCGCTGGCGGGGGAGAAGATCGCCGCGCTGGGGATCAGCGAGCCGGGAGTGGGCTCGGACGTGGCCAACCTGCAGACGACGGCGCGCCGGGACGGGGATGACTACGTCATCAACGGCTCGAAGATGTGGATCACCAATGGCACGCGGGCGGACTTCATCACGCTGGGGGTGCGCACGGGGGGGCCGGGGCACGAGGGCGTGACACTGGTGACGTTCCCCACGGACGTGAAGGGCTTCTCGGTGTCGAAGAAGCTCGACAAGGTGGGCAACCTGTCGTCGGACACGGCCATCCTGTACTTCGAGGACTGCCGCATCCCCCGGCGCTACGTGCTGGGCGAGGAGAACCAGGGCTTCTACCACATCATGACGAACTTCCAGGGCGAGCGCCTGGTGGGGGCCTTGTCGGCGGTGAGCGGCATGGATCGGATGATCGAGGACGCGCTCGCGTACGGGAAGGAGCGGCAGGCGTTTGGCAAGCCGCTGCTCGGCTTCCAGGTGTGGCGGCACAAGCTGGTGGAGCACATGGCGGCGATCGAAGCAGCCCGGCGGCTCACGTACCACGCGGTGGCGCTGTTCAATGCCAAGGAGAACGCGGTGCGGGAGATCTCCATGTCGAAGCTGTTCGCGGGAGACCTGGCGCAGAGGGTGGCCTACGACGTCCAGCAGTTCTTCGGGGGCATGGGCTACATCGAGGAGACGCACATCGCGCGGGCTTGGCGCGACATCCGGCTCATCACCATCGGCGGAGGCACCTCGGAGGTGATGAAGGAAATCCTCTCCAAGATGTCTGGGTTCTGA
- a CDS encoding CehA/McbA family metallohydrolase, translating into MPIPPRLLAASLALVGLTLAGCKKESCLGNEASCQVSSPCETLSYACEASSGSALELRVLTPEDQRVGSHAPSGGNETVPGGLNAIASRGDILLGNDRAVAVIAGIGNAHLLDPNGGSLLDLGVRGANNDGLNQMLPVVGVLPADAAHYTSMRLIDERPRRVAVQLDGTLDGRPEFPIHTLYEMRPCEPGVRVRTEVLNASVDPQLWALADGFYWSGREALPFTSAPDRGYSHPSFSLLTIGDVYSRVPYLVAALPSEPGVSYAQVACGSKDTVEGFQSDQISLSGLPRTVVPPRDYLVFERFLAVGERGDAASGVNLALELRQALRGEKYVTLRGTVNRRAPPREPGHELSVFISEGELAADKSTRIPWSQVTPDSAGRFEARVPAGRKYVVEVYAFGRKVADRQLDVVNEDVELGTFAEPSHTRLTVNVSEADTFAPLTAEVFLVPVDAATRQGTEGDLHGAFTSCAPWLGSPAGPSPACNRFLVVNGFAQVEVPQGRFHVYAFKGPFWTLDRETVTFGDTDTALDFSLKKLPLQPSGTVSADLHVHGAASFDSSLPDQDRVLSFAATDLEVIVASDHDVVYDYSQVVESLGLQQRMSTVAGLETTGHILWLKRHGYDIPLVVGHYNFWPLEYDPTKPRNGAPDDERVEPGELFDRVKASAPEPLRDQLIVQLNHPWANQEFGRDLGFPRALALDIRQNLPTTDDGTNAGLYVRSPKGGFANNGQHTQEVMNGSSNDLLPSYRAFWFYVLGQGQLVTGTANSDSHSLTDNTVGVPRNIVYADTAAGPGFDTARFNAALKAGGSFGTNGPVIEATLDTPAGPQRYGLTPVVPSADARLHLEVSAAPWVPVDEVRIIVNGRLVRTLSGGELARPADAFGDGELLRYQGSLALSELVTVPGDAWLVVEAGTRLQPTADFGGVGSPEPDGIPDTGDNNGDGVVDRNDIAPGSSSGPLRSAALPTSEADPLFHFAQVINGGYPMAFTNPFILDRNGNGRFDAPGVSAP; encoded by the coding sequence ATGCCCATCCCCCCTCGCCTCCTGGCCGCGAGCCTCGCCCTGGTTGGGCTCACCCTCGCCGGCTGCAAGAAGGAGAGCTGCCTCGGCAACGAGGCGTCCTGCCAGGTCTCCAGCCCCTGCGAGACGTTGAGCTACGCGTGTGAGGCCTCCTCCGGCTCGGCCCTGGAGCTGCGCGTGCTCACCCCCGAGGACCAGCGCGTGGGCAGCCATGCCCCGTCCGGCGGAAACGAGACCGTGCCCGGTGGGCTCAACGCCATTGCCTCCCGGGGAGACATCCTCCTGGGCAATGACAGGGCGGTGGCCGTCATCGCCGGCATCGGCAACGCCCACCTGCTGGATCCCAATGGTGGCTCGCTGCTCGACCTGGGCGTGCGCGGCGCGAACAACGACGGACTCAACCAGATGCTCCCCGTGGTGGGCGTGCTTCCCGCGGACGCCGCGCACTACACGTCCATGCGGCTCATCGACGAGCGGCCCCGGCGCGTGGCGGTGCAGCTCGATGGCACGCTCGATGGCCGGCCCGAGTTCCCCATCCACACCCTTTACGAGATGCGGCCGTGCGAGCCGGGCGTGCGCGTGCGCACCGAGGTGCTCAATGCCTCCGTGGATCCCCAACTCTGGGCGCTCGCGGACGGCTTCTACTGGAGCGGCCGCGAGGCACTGCCCTTCACGTCCGCGCCCGACAGGGGCTACTCGCACCCCTCCTTCAGCCTGCTCACCATCGGCGACGTCTACAGCCGCGTGCCCTATCTGGTGGCGGCGCTCCCCTCCGAGCCCGGCGTGAGCTACGCGCAGGTGGCCTGCGGATCCAAGGACACGGTGGAGGGCTTCCAGAGCGATCAGATCTCCCTCTCCGGACTGCCGCGCACCGTGGTGCCGCCGCGGGACTACCTCGTCTTCGAGCGCTTCCTCGCCGTGGGCGAGCGGGGCGACGCGGCCTCCGGCGTGAACCTCGCGCTGGAGCTGCGACAGGCGCTGCGGGGCGAGAAGTACGTGACCCTGCGAGGAACGGTGAACCGCCGCGCGCCCCCCCGTGAGCCGGGGCACGAGCTGAGCGTCTTCATCAGCGAGGGCGAGCTCGCCGCGGACAAGAGCACGCGCATTCCCTGGAGCCAGGTGACGCCCGACAGCGCGGGCCGCTTCGAGGCCCGGGTACCCGCCGGACGAAAGTACGTCGTGGAGGTGTACGCCTTCGGCCGCAAGGTGGCGGACCGGCAGCTCGACGTGGTGAACGAGGACGTGGAGCTGGGCACGTTCGCCGAGCCCTCGCACACCCGGCTCACGGTGAACGTGTCGGAGGCGGACACGTTCGCCCCCCTCACCGCCGAGGTCTTCCTCGTCCCGGTGGATGCCGCCACCCGGCAAGGCACCGAGGGCGACCTGCACGGCGCCTTCACCTCCTGCGCCCCGTGGCTGGGTTCTCCCGCGGGCCCCTCGCCCGCGTGCAATCGCTTCCTCGTCGTCAACGGCTTCGCCCAGGTGGAGGTCCCCCAGGGCCGCTTCCACGTCTATGCCTTCAAGGGCCCCTTCTGGACGCTCGACCGGGAGACGGTGACGTTCGGCGACACGGACACGGCGCTCGACTTCTCGTTGAAGAAGCTGCCGCTCCAGCCCTCCGGCACCGTGAGCGCGGATCTGCACGTGCACGGCGCCGCCAGCTTCGACAGCTCCCTGCCCGACCAGGACCGCGTGTTGTCCTTCGCCGCCACGGACCTGGAGGTCATCGTCGCCAGCGACCATGACGTCGTCTACGACTACAGCCAGGTCGTCGAGAGCCTGGGTCTTCAGCAGCGGATGAGCACCGTGGCGGGCCTGGAGACCACCGGCCACATCCTCTGGCTCAAGCGCCACGGCTATGACATCCCGCTCGTGGTGGGCCACTACAACTTCTGGCCGCTCGAGTACGACCCGACGAAGCCGCGCAACGGCGCCCCGGACGACGAGCGCGTCGAGCCCGGCGAGTTGTTCGATCGCGTGAAGGCCAGCGCCCCCGAGCCCCTGCGCGACCAGCTCATCGTGCAGCTCAACCACCCCTGGGCCAACCAGGAGTTCGGTCGGGACCTGGGCTTCCCCCGCGCGCTCGCGCTCGACATCCGTCAGAACCTGCCCACCACGGACGATGGAACCAACGCGGGCCTCTACGTGCGCTCACCCAAGGGCGGCTTCGCCAACAACGGCCAGCACACCCAGGAGGTCATGAATGGCTCAAGCAACGATCTGCTCCCCTCCTACCGCGCCTTCTGGTTCTACGTGCTCGGCCAGGGTCAGCTCGTCACGGGCACCGCCAACAGCGACTCGCACAGCCTCACCGACAACACCGTGGGCGTGCCCCGCAACATCGTCTACGCGGACACCGCCGCCGGCCCCGGCTTCGACACCGCGCGCTTCAACGCCGCCCTCAAGGCGGGCGGCTCCTTCGGCACCAACGGGCCCGTCATCGAGGCCACGCTCGACACGCCCGCCGGGCCCCAGCGCTATGGCCTCACCCCCGTGGTCCCCTCGGCCGATGCCCGGCTCCACCTCGAGGTCTCCGCCGCCCCGTGGGTGCCCGTGGACGAGGTGCGCATCATCGTCAACGGCCGCCTCGTGCGGACGCTGAGCGGTGGGGAGCTCGCCCGCCCGGCGGATGCCTTCGGTGATGGGGAGCTCCTGCGCTACCAGGGCAGCCTCGCGCTGTCCGAACTCGTCACCGTCCCCGGGGACGCGTGGCTCGTGGTGGAGGCTGGCACCCGGCTGCAACCCACCGCGGACTTCGGCGGCGTGGGAAGCCCGGAGCCCGATGGCATCCCCGACACCGGGGACAACAACGGAGATGGCGTGGTGGACCGGAACGACATCGCCCCGGGCTCCTCGTCCGGCCCCCTGCGTTCCGCCGCGCTCCCCACCAGCGAGGCGGACCCGCTGTTCCACTTCGCCCAGGTGATCAACGGCGGCTACCCCATGGCCTTCACCAACCCCTTCATCCTCGACCGGAATGGCAACGGACGCTTCGATGCTCCCGGCGTGAGCGCTCCGTGA
- a CDS encoding ATPase, whose amino-acid sequence MRKKKLGDLLRENGLVDELQLRAALGYHHKWGVPLGQVVVDMGFCSAREVLELLAAQVKLPTVDLDAELLDPQLVDVLPASVAESCRVIPLRQEGPRDSVLVVATAAPADPLALDEVARRTGKARVVTLLATDAAISQAIERLYYPHLLDARRPVEPIPLPEADEKMPLVTERSECLLIGQMLERQAQVSVENPDGLPVMLPLTHEAPEAQRLTEPELRRVDVLPMAPRELPPEVWVYGWGVKATRGLMALLEEGGLRARVGRTEDVRKASAREVVLAPLQSVESVKRRGMRAQLVLVGRSRDEARARALGAQDFLSGPLRSEQLLDSVREGLRAGREALRQVG is encoded by the coding sequence ATGCGGAAGAAAAAGCTGGGGGATCTGCTTCGGGAGAACGGGCTCGTGGACGAGCTGCAACTCCGGGCGGCCCTGGGCTACCACCACAAGTGGGGCGTTCCGCTGGGCCAGGTGGTGGTGGACATGGGCTTCTGCTCCGCGCGCGAGGTGCTGGAGCTGCTGGCCGCCCAGGTGAAACTGCCCACGGTGGACCTGGACGCCGAGCTGTTGGATCCCCAGCTCGTGGACGTGCTGCCCGCGAGCGTGGCGGAGAGCTGCCGCGTCATCCCCCTGCGCCAGGAAGGCCCGCGGGACTCGGTGCTCGTGGTGGCCACTGCGGCCCCCGCGGATCCCCTCGCCCTGGACGAGGTGGCGCGGCGCACGGGCAAGGCACGCGTGGTGACGCTGCTGGCCACCGATGCGGCCATCTCCCAGGCCATCGAGCGGCTCTACTACCCGCACCTGCTCGACGCGCGGCGCCCGGTGGAGCCCATTCCCCTGCCCGAGGCCGACGAGAAGATGCCCCTGGTGACGGAGCGCTCCGAGTGCTTGTTGATCGGGCAGATGCTCGAGCGTCAGGCCCAGGTGTCCGTCGAGAACCCGGACGGGCTGCCGGTGATGTTGCCGCTGACGCACGAGGCCCCCGAGGCCCAGCGCCTCACCGAGCCCGAGCTGCGCCGGGTGGACGTGCTCCCCATGGCCCCGAGGGAGCTCCCGCCGGAGGTGTGGGTGTACGGCTGGGGGGTGAAGGCGACCCGGGGGCTGATGGCGCTGCTGGAGGAAGGCGGCCTGCGCGCCCGGGTGGGACGGACCGAGGACGTGCGCAAGGCGAGCGCGCGCGAGGTGGTGCTCGCGCCGCTGCAATCCGTGGAGAGCGTGAAGCGGCGGGGAATGCGTGCCCAGCTCGTCCTCGTGGGCCGCTCGCGCGACGAGGCGCGGGCCCGGGCCCTGGGCGCCCAGGACTTCCTGTCGGGCCCCTTGCGCTCGGAGCAGCTCCTGGACTCCGTGCGCGAGGGATTGCGCGCCGGCCGCGAGGCCCTGCGCCAGGTGGGCTGA
- a CDS encoding VOC family protein produces MHHSRLCAFVIDCKTDDLDASTTFWSQALGRAAEPPVPDSPTYRSVSAKPEEPMLLIQQVDHPGRIHLDIETDNLDAEVLRLEALGAKRVAFVKRWWVMEAPSGQRFCVVRPQRGPLDATNANVWP; encoded by the coding sequence ATGCACCACAGCCGGCTCTGTGCCTTCGTCATCGACTGCAAGACCGACGACCTCGACGCATCCACCACGTTCTGGAGTCAGGCTCTCGGCAGAGCCGCCGAGCCGCCGGTGCCCGACAGCCCCACCTACCGCTCGGTGTCGGCGAAGCCCGAGGAGCCCATGCTCCTGATCCAGCAGGTGGATCATCCGGGCCGCATCCACCTGGACATCGAGACGGACAATCTAGACGCGGAGGTCCTGCGGCTCGAGGCGCTCGGGGCGAAGCGGGTGGCCTTCGTCAAGCGCTGGTGGGTCATGGAGGCGCCCTCGGGTCAGCGCTTCTGCGTCGTCCGTCCCCAGCGCGGCCCCCTGGACGCCACCAACGCCAACGTGTGGCCCTGA